The DNA region ATTGAAAAACTCCTTTTTTAAAATGACAAAATTCATTTTAGCTTTCGTATAAGCATCTTCGACTACTGCACTTACAGTTATCTCATCACCTGGTTTAATTTCGCCTAAATATTCATACTCTTGTTCTCCATGAAGTACTTTTTTCACGTTTAATCCTAAATGATTTGAAAATGATCCCTGACCACCCCAAAACTCGATTACGGTTGGAAAAGTTGGTAAAACACATTCTCCATTCAGATATTCTTCTTTCAAATCACCTATAGCTAATGCAAGTTCTTTAATTTTCCCTTTTTCAACCTTGAAGGTATAGGACTCTGTTTTCATTCCAATTTTTTCTTCCAATTGTGCAGCCATCCAACCCACTCC from Neobacillus sp. FSL H8-0543 includes:
- a CDS encoding MaoC family dehydratase N-terminal domain-containing protein, which translates into the protein MAAQLEEKIGMKTESYTFKVEKGKIKELALAIGDLKEEYLNGECVLPTFPTVIEFWGGQGSFSNHLGLNVKKVLHGEQEYEYLGEIKPGDEITVSAVVEDAYTKAKMNFVILKKEFFNQHGERVLICRQTIIERH